In Pithys albifrons albifrons isolate INPA30051 unplaced genomic scaffold, PitAlb_v1 scaffold_44, whole genome shotgun sequence, one genomic interval encodes:
- the LOC139685197 gene encoding olfactory receptor 14J1-like: ALLGNGLIISAVACDHHLHTPMHFFLLNLSLTDLGSICTTVPKAIHNSLWDTTTISYMGCVAQVFYLIFFIGTEFSLLTIMCYDRYVAICKPLHYGTLLGSRACAHMAAAAWASGFLNALLHTANTFSLPLCHGNALGQFFCEIPQILKLSCSHSYLRELGLLLVTACLVFGYFVFIVFSYVQIFRAVLRIPSEQGRHKAFSTCLPHLAVVSLFVSTDVVAHMKSPSMSSPSLDVVSVLYSVVPPTLNPLIYSLRNQELKDAVRKMMT; the protein is encoded by the coding sequence gccctcctgggcaacggcctcatcatcagcgccgtagcctgcgaccaccacctgcacacccccatgcacttcttcctgctcaacctgtccctcacagacctgggctccatctgcaccactgtccccaaagccattcacaactccctctgggacaccacaaccatctcctacatgggatgtgttGCACAGGTCTTCTaccttattttcttcattggaACAGAGTTttctctcctcaccatcatgtgctacgaccgctacgttgccatctgcaaacccctgcactacgggaccctcctgggcagcagagcttgtgcccacatggcagcagctgcctgggccagtggctttctcaatgctctgctgcacacagccaatacattttccctgcccctgtgccatggcaatgccctgggccagttcttctgtgaaatcccacagatcctcaagctctcctgctcacactcctacctcagggaacttgggctcCTTCTGGTTACTGCCTGTTTAGtgtttggttattttgttttcatagttttctcctatgtgcagatcttcagggctgtgctgaggatcccctctgagcagggacggcacaaagccttttccacgtgcctccctcacctggccgtggtctccctgtttgtcagcactgaTGTGGTTGCCCACATGAAatctccctccatgtcctctccatctctggatgtggtgtcagttctgtactcggtggtgcctccaacactgaaccccctcatctacagcctgaggaaccaggagctcaaggatgctgtgaggaaaatgatgacttga